From a single Photobacterium gaetbulicola Gung47 genomic region:
- a CDS encoding Xaa-His dipeptidase (COG0477): MTDRNFWKALGLVCLIISVGQLSMGLVFPSLPWIAKDFDITLDQAQLLVSIYLLGFGPSQFLYGPISDALGRKKVLMTGLLIALTGLIVIITFSHSFTGMVLGRFLQGLGTGCCAVLARASTRDQFSGAELPLAMSYIAMAASLTPLMAPVIGGFINFHFGWTMVFSSLLGYVSLVWIVIALRFKETMKTRTKVPSAKNIARQYWQLLTSRYFMSFASIGWLNFSLMITTVSVMPFIMQNQIGMTSDEYAMWALIPALGMLTGTTLTNRVRPKIGTQKMLLFTPVLHGCAALWLFFCPVEPLYLMLGQFLMILGNGIALPCSQAMVMQPYKKQAGAAAAMSGGGQMIASSIVSMGLVKLGLSQPWHLSIVIVIFALITLSNILRGFRVSPQVQPA, from the coding sequence ATGACAGACCGTAATTTCTGGAAAGCCTTGGGACTGGTTTGCCTGATCATCAGTGTCGGGCAGTTAAGTATGGGGCTGGTCTTCCCTTCCCTGCCGTGGATTGCCAAAGACTTTGACATAACGCTCGATCAGGCACAGTTGCTGGTCAGTATCTATTTGCTCGGCTTTGGCCCGTCGCAATTCCTCTACGGCCCCATTTCAGACGCGTTGGGCCGCAAGAAAGTGTTGATGACAGGGTTGCTGATCGCCCTGACCGGCCTGATAGTGATCATCACATTCAGCCATTCTTTTACCGGCATGGTGTTGGGGCGTTTTCTTCAAGGGCTAGGCACCGGTTGCTGCGCAGTGCTTGCGCGGGCATCCACCCGTGACCAATTCAGCGGCGCAGAACTCCCCTTGGCCATGTCCTATATTGCAATGGCTGCATCGCTGACCCCACTGATGGCACCTGTGATCGGTGGGTTCATCAACTTCCACTTCGGCTGGACCATGGTGTTCTCCTCCCTGCTGGGCTACGTTAGCCTGGTTTGGATTGTGATTGCGCTGCGTTTCAAGGAGACCATGAAAACCAGAACGAAGGTGCCTTCAGCGAAGAACATAGCCCGGCAGTACTGGCAGCTACTTACTTCTCGCTATTTCATGAGCTTTGCCAGTATCGGCTGGCTTAACTTCAGCCTGATGATCACCACAGTCTCAGTCATGCCTTTCATCATGCAAAACCAAATCGGCATGACATCCGACGAATATGCGATGTGGGCACTGATCCCTGCTCTTGGCATGTTGACCGGCACCACCCTGACCAACCGGGTCCGGCCGAAAATCGGCACCCAGAAAATGTTGCTATTCACCCCGGTACTGCATGGCTGTGCCGCACTTTGGCTGTTCTTCTGCCCGGTTGAGCCGCTGTACCTGATGCTGGGCCAGTTTCTGATGATTTTGGGCAATGGTATTGCCCTGCCCTGCTCACAAGCAATGGTGATGCAGCCTTACAAGAAACAGGCTGGCGCAGCTGCCGCTATGTCGGGGGGCGGGCAGATGATAGCTTCGTCTATTGTCAGCATGGGATTGGTGAAGCTGGGTCTCAGCCAACCATGGCATTTATCCATTGTCATTGTGATATTCGCCTTGATCACCCTAAGCAATATCCTCCGCGGCTTCAGGGTAAGCCCTCAGGTACAGCCGGCCTGA
- a CDS encoding putative multidrug resistance protein (COG0534), whose product MQNQTQKSTTLFSRFTRESGSLMNLSIPIILTQLATQAMGFVDTTMAGQVSAADLAAIALGTSLWLPVSLLLRGIIMALTPVVAFHRGANELDKVRTEFIQMLWVAGSVSSLLIIYLSQGGNILATIGVAPEIIPIAGDYVLALAFGVPGIALFYTLNGFCEGMNNTRAPMLVSVIGLLLNIPINYVLIYGKFGFPALGAVGCGWATSVVYWVMSGLLYSYIKGHHHYKKIIHFADIKPRVQDGLRLLKLGVPIGMNIAVCGSIFAVIALLIGRIGAENVAAAQIALNISSMTYMIPMSLSFGITIRVGHALGAKNEQGAKERSLFGIAVAGLLSLISVGFFLLFPDWIIRLYTTDPAVSATAATLLIYTAVYQFSDALQTSANGALRGYKDTKVPMILAITAYWGLALPLGMIMGLTDKVVPAMGETGFWVGIVTGLSVAALFMLLRLRYVIRRRPVQAVELLN is encoded by the coding sequence ATGCAAAATCAAACACAGAAAAGCACAACGCTTTTTTCTCGCTTTACCCGTGAATCGGGTTCACTCATGAACCTATCGATTCCAATCATTCTGACCCAGCTTGCCACACAAGCAATGGGATTTGTTGATACCACCATGGCCGGCCAAGTCAGCGCTGCCGATCTGGCTGCGATTGCCTTGGGCACCAGCCTGTGGCTGCCGGTCTCCCTGTTGCTTCGTGGCATCATCATGGCACTCACGCCGGTGGTCGCGTTTCACCGTGGCGCCAATGAACTCGACAAGGTACGTACCGAATTCATCCAGATGCTCTGGGTCGCTGGCTCGGTCAGCAGCCTGCTGATTATCTACCTATCGCAAGGCGGCAACATCCTGGCCACCATCGGCGTCGCCCCTGAAATCATTCCGATTGCCGGCGACTACGTGCTGGCACTGGCTTTCGGTGTGCCGGGTATTGCCCTGTTCTACACCTTAAACGGCTTCTGTGAAGGCATGAACAATACCCGCGCCCCGATGCTGGTTTCGGTTATCGGGCTGCTGCTGAACATCCCGATCAACTATGTGCTGATTTACGGAAAGTTTGGCTTCCCGGCGCTAGGAGCAGTCGGCTGTGGCTGGGCAACAAGTGTCGTCTATTGGGTGATGTCCGGCTTGCTCTACTCTTACATCAAAGGGCATCACCATTATAAAAAGATCATTCACTTTGCCGATATCAAGCCGAGGGTCCAAGATGGCTTGCGCCTGCTCAAGCTGGGCGTGCCGATCGGAATGAACATCGCGGTGTGCGGCAGTATCTTTGCCGTAATCGCCCTGCTGATTGGCCGTATCGGTGCCGAAAATGTCGCAGCGGCACAAATTGCCCTGAACATTTCGAGCATGACCTACATGATCCCGATGAGCCTCTCTTTCGGTATCACTATCCGTGTTGGCCACGCCCTGGGAGCTAAGAACGAACAGGGTGCCAAGGAGCGCAGCCTGTTCGGTATTGCCGTCGCCGGCCTGCTCTCTCTGATTTCAGTGGGCTTTTTCCTGCTGTTCCCTGATTGGATCATCCGCCTGTACACCACGGACCCGGCGGTCAGTGCAACCGCCGCTACCCTGCTGATTTATACCGCGGTATACCAGTTTAGCGATGCACTGCAAACCTCCGCCAATGGTGCACTGCGTGGCTACAAAGATACCAAAGTGCCGATGATCCTGGCGATCACCGCCTACTGGGGTTTGGCACTGCCTCTGGGCATGATAATGGGGCTGACTGACAAGGTGGTACCGGCCATGGGCGAAACCGGCTTCTGGGTGGGAATTGTCACCGGCCTGAGCGTTGCGGCACTGTTTATGCTGCTGCGCCTACGCTACGTGATCCGCCGCCGACCGGTCCAAGCCGTTGAGCTCTTAAACTGA
- a CDS encoding putative nitrogenase FeMo cofactor biosynthesis protein NifB (COG0535): MDEIIPVVNLDACSDNLCKSRGCTDPRSQDNSLNHLPMAVQAKIEDHPCYSDEAHNYFARMHVPVASRCNIQCNYCNRKFDCANETRPGVVSKRLKPLEAVDKVLAVAKEIPELSVVGIAGPGDAFASAKQTMQTITELSRVAPNLKLCVSTNGLMLPEHVDELVAKGVEHVTVTINTLRPEVGAKIYAWIYYDGQRLSGEKAARILIGRQLEAVSMLTQLGVLVKVNTVYIPGVNDRCIVEVSREIQRRGAFIHNVMPLISKPEFGTAFSKAGQREPTAAELDAVREESSGSIQIMKHCRLCRADAIGRLGQDKRAMFESAGTPSVAEPRSYDSHALLRYKQAVTTILSRRRALRESVGLSALDSSIVRFYVVATTGDSLINLHFGHAQEFLVYRVDPYGCSLHSRLEVEQYCANGYGKEGVLLSMIEKLKGYDGVFVAKIGRKPRLMLQAAGINVITDYAHQDIEYALRKHSIESLS, encoded by the coding sequence ATGGATGAAATCATACCCGTAGTTAATCTAGATGCGTGCTCTGATAACTTATGTAAATCTCGTGGCTGTACAGACCCTCGTTCTCAAGACAATAGTCTTAATCACCTGCCAATGGCTGTGCAAGCCAAAATAGAGGATCACCCTTGCTACAGCGATGAGGCTCATAACTATTTTGCGAGAATGCACGTGCCTGTTGCCAGTCGGTGTAATATTCAGTGTAACTACTGTAATCGGAAGTTTGATTGTGCCAATGAAACCAGGCCCGGAGTGGTAAGCAAGCGCTTAAAGCCGCTTGAGGCGGTTGACAAGGTGCTTGCTGTAGCCAAGGAGATACCGGAACTTTCCGTGGTCGGTATTGCCGGTCCCGGCGATGCGTTTGCGTCGGCAAAACAGACGATGCAAACCATCACGGAGCTTTCGCGAGTCGCCCCCAACCTCAAGCTCTGCGTTTCGACAAACGGCCTGATGTTACCCGAACATGTCGATGAACTGGTTGCCAAAGGCGTCGAGCATGTGACGGTAACGATAAATACTCTGCGCCCGGAAGTCGGTGCCAAGATTTATGCGTGGATCTACTATGACGGCCAGCGTTTGAGCGGTGAGAAGGCCGCCAGGATACTGATTGGCCGCCAGCTTGAGGCGGTCTCGATGTTAACTCAGCTGGGGGTTTTGGTTAAGGTCAATACCGTTTATATTCCCGGTGTCAACGATCGCTGTATCGTCGAAGTCAGCCGTGAAATCCAACGGCGCGGTGCCTTTATTCACAATGTAATGCCGCTGATCTCCAAACCGGAATTTGGTACGGCATTCTCCAAAGCCGGCCAACGCGAACCCACAGCCGCAGAGCTCGATGCAGTGCGTGAGGAAAGCTCTGGTAGTATCCAAATCATGAAACACTGCCGGTTATGTCGAGCAGATGCCATTGGTAGGCTGGGACAGGATAAAAGGGCAATGTTTGAGTCGGCGGGTACGCCTTCAGTTGCGGAACCTCGTTCGTACGATAGCCATGCCCTGTTGCGCTATAAGCAGGCGGTGACAACGATCCTATCCCGGCGTAGGGCGCTACGCGAAAGCGTAGGTCTCAGCGCGCTTGACTCAAGTATCGTTCGGTTTTATGTGGTGGCGACAACAGGAGATAGCCTTATTAATCTTCACTTTGGCCACGCGCAAGAGTTTTTGGTCTACAGGGTGGATCCCTATGGCTGTTCGCTCCACTCACGGCTTGAGGTCGAACAATATTGTGCTAATGGTTATGGCAAAGAGGGTGTATTGCTTTCCATGATTGAGAAGCTCAAGGGCTATGATGGTGTCTTTGTTGCGAAGATTGGACGCAAGCCCCGCCTGATGCTTCAGGCGGCAGGAATTAATGTTATCACCGATTACGCCCATCAGGATATCGAATATGCGCTTAGGAAGCACAGTATCGAATCGCTATCCTGA
- a CDS encoding putative molybdopterin oxidoreductase (COG0243), whose protein sequence is MSLATREDDPLGEGAALVATLCYMCSSECGLLVSEKAGKVRIKGNPAHPVNRGKICPKIKSALSLLYSPSRILSPKKRVGARGEGKFIDISWQQAFRDIATKLEAVREQYCSEALTMLFGEKPDHDVAYWFAFLYGTPNILDHNSLCDTSKRLAYKSVFGEGQERPLPDLQRPAWTNLGYREKHDCRLLILVGENPAEAIRYFWFWQGICEAKRQGMTLVVVDPYQTKTAKLADLWLPIRPGTDVCLLLYLLKNVVDSGAYDREFVDVHVSDFTNMQHELSVPVLDAGLTRYSLEWVAHMTGLEQQYLQRLSALVCTENPLLISVGKNGVAHQYSGFCTTRLAAIITALSGSLDVPGGLLLRDPPRYKSLSNSSDLLRAGQADKHKDYSGRFPLASHGVVSTIPSEILDGVTIMEGPCKGHQYQTKALIVTHGNPLLTAPDSAQWRKAMTARSGDGYQLSLLVVNDSVLHDTALYADYLLPMRHFLERQGVTEQESAIPLTGLRQMAVTPPATTRSPLEIYQGLAQAFDSSDGFAPLLALTGDDDWCDRTLGKAGETAELRMQGGVQARPIRYRKFTTQGFATPTTKVELYPHGAKTLAEQAYYRNEASCYAQASSKARFRLITGRVLGHVHSLTPLLDGASASPYVWLNNVDAQAKGIKTGDLVKLDVEGKASLIARAKVSLVLRQGVVRALYGWGSALSSTPHNYNINELIDSRHLHPISGNAVFGAVWVTINKLI, encoded by the coding sequence GTGAGTTTGGCAACGCGAGAGGACGATCCGCTTGGCGAGGGGGCGGCGCTAGTCGCAACCTTGTGCTATATGTGTTCGAGTGAGTGTGGCTTGTTGGTTTCGGAAAAAGCTGGCAAGGTTAGAATAAAAGGCAACCCGGCCCACCCGGTTAACCGAGGTAAAATCTGCCCGAAAATCAAGTCGGCTCTTAGCCTACTGTACTCACCCAGCCGAATTCTGTCCCCCAAGAAACGGGTTGGCGCCCGGGGGGAAGGGAAGTTTATTGATATAAGCTGGCAACAGGCATTTCGTGACATTGCGACAAAACTTGAGGCGGTCCGCGAGCAATACTGCAGTGAAGCGCTGACGATGTTATTTGGTGAGAAGCCGGATCATGATGTTGCCTATTGGTTCGCTTTTCTCTATGGCACGCCCAATATCTTAGATCACAACAGCCTGTGTGATACCAGTAAACGCTTGGCCTATAAGTCGGTCTTTGGCGAAGGGCAAGAGCGGCCTCTACCTGATCTTCAGCGTCCAGCCTGGACCAACTTGGGATACAGAGAAAAGCACGATTGCCGTCTGCTGATCTTGGTCGGCGAAAACCCGGCTGAGGCAATACGTTATTTTTGGTTTTGGCAAGGGATCTGCGAGGCAAAACGCCAGGGAATGACCCTGGTCGTGGTTGACCCTTACCAAACCAAAACCGCAAAGCTGGCGGATCTGTGGCTTCCTATCCGACCGGGGACTGACGTTTGTTTGTTGCTTTACTTGCTGAAGAACGTTGTCGATTCAGGTGCTTATGACCGTGAGTTTGTAGACGTTCATGTCAGTGATTTTACTAACATGCAGCATGAATTGTCGGTGCCCGTATTGGATGCCGGACTGACGCGATACAGCCTGGAGTGGGTGGCGCATATGACTGGCCTTGAGCAGCAGTATTTGCAGCGATTATCAGCGTTAGTCTGCACAGAGAACCCACTGCTTATTTCTGTAGGCAAGAATGGCGTTGCCCACCAGTACAGTGGCTTTTGCACGACTCGCCTGGCAGCGATCATCACTGCCCTTAGCGGTAGCCTTGATGTGCCCGGCGGACTCTTGCTACGGGATCCGCCGCGCTACAAGTCCCTCAGCAATTCAAGTGACTTGCTAAGGGCTGGTCAGGCAGACAAGCATAAAGATTACAGCGGTCGCTTTCCCCTAGCATCTCATGGCGTCGTATCAACGATCCCCAGCGAGATCCTCGATGGTGTGACGATAATGGAAGGGCCTTGCAAAGGTCACCAATACCAGACGAAAGCGCTGATCGTAACCCATGGTAACCCGTTGCTTACTGCTCCTGACAGTGCGCAGTGGCGTAAGGCGATGACGGCCAGAAGCGGTGATGGGTACCAGCTATCCCTGCTTGTGGTCAATGATAGTGTTCTGCATGATACTGCACTGTATGCCGATTACTTGCTGCCGATGCGCCATTTCCTCGAAAGGCAAGGGGTCACCGAGCAGGAGTCGGCAATCCCGCTTACAGGGCTGCGTCAAATGGCGGTCACTCCGCCTGCGACAACCCGATCACCGCTCGAAATCTATCAGGGCTTAGCCCAAGCATTCGACTCATCAGATGGCTTTGCCCCTTTGCTGGCATTAACTGGGGATGATGACTGGTGTGATAGAACACTTGGCAAGGCGGGTGAAACGGCGGAGCTTCGCATGCAGGGCGGGGTGCAGGCCAGGCCCATCCGCTACCGAAAGTTTACCACGCAAGGCTTCGCCACTCCCACAACCAAAGTAGAGCTCTACCCTCATGGCGCTAAGACGCTGGCAGAACAGGCTTATTACAGAAATGAAGCAAGCTGTTATGCACAAGCTTCGTCAAAAGCACGATTTCGGCTGATCACCGGTCGGGTTTTGGGCCATGTCCACTCGCTGACACCGCTGCTTGATGGGGCTTCGGCATCTCCTTATGTATGGCTGAACAATGTCGATGCGCAAGCCAAGGGGATAAAAACGGGTGATCTCGTAAAGTTGGATGTTGAGGGCAAAGCCTCGCTTATAGCCCGCGCCAAGGTGAGCCTGGTCTTACGCCAAGGTGTCGTTAGGGCGCTCTACGGCTGGGGCAGCGCACTCTCCTCGACCCCCCATAACTATAACATCAATGAACTCATAGATAGTCGTCACCTGCATCCGATCAGTGGTAATGCAGTTTTTGGCGCAGTGTGGGTAACAATTAACAAGCTAATTTGA
- a CDS encoding putative Dihydrodipicolinate synthase/N-acetylneuraminate lyase (COG0329), with protein sequence MNTYEGIYVPLVTPFKNGDIDWESLGQSIEYYISVGVAGIVPCGSTGECCTLSHDEHNKVIQFSVEQVAGRIKVVAGTGSNSTYEAIKLSQAAEQAGADAVLVVSPYYNRPSQEGIYQYFADVAASVNIDVILYNIPARTGSNISVDTVVRLSEIANIKGIKEGSGDIQQMTDLAHHFYDQDFAILTGEDTLLYQLSTLGGNGGIMAAACVYPEQLIKVHQLVRDGKSLQASELDRLLRPVIKALFLEANPVVVKYAVSLKLDIPYELRKPLLPVTESNRQRVEAAMRTVDSALSNSVMPV encoded by the coding sequence ATGAACACTTATGAAGGAATATACGTTCCCCTAGTGACCCCTTTTAAAAATGGGGATATCGATTGGGAGAGTTTGGGTCAGTCAATCGAATATTATATCAGTGTGGGTGTTGCCGGTATTGTTCCCTGTGGCAGCACTGGCGAATGTTGTACGCTATCACATGATGAACACAATAAAGTCATTCAGTTTTCTGTTGAGCAAGTTGCAGGGCGAATAAAAGTTGTTGCTGGAACGGGTTCAAATAGTACCTATGAAGCCATTAAATTATCGCAGGCGGCTGAGCAGGCTGGAGCTGACGCGGTGTTGGTGGTATCACCTTACTATAACCGTCCATCACAAGAGGGTATCTACCAATACTTTGCAGATGTCGCGGCCTCAGTCAATATCGATGTCATTCTATATAACATCCCAGCCCGAACCGGATCTAATATCAGTGTTGATACTGTTGTCCGACTGTCAGAAATTGCCAATATCAAAGGGATCAAGGAAGGTTCTGGTGATATTCAGCAAATGACCGATCTCGCGCATCATTTCTATGATCAAGATTTTGCCATCTTGACGGGCGAAGACACGCTGCTCTATCAGCTTTCCACGCTCGGTGGTAATGGCGGGATCATGGCAGCGGCGTGTGTTTACCCTGAGCAGTTGATCAAGGTGCATCAGTTGGTCCGTGATGGTAAGTCCCTGCAGGCAAGTGAGCTGGACCGCCTGCTACGTCCGGTTATAAAAGCCTTATTTCTCGAAGCTAATCCCGTGGTTGTCAAATACGCCGTTTCCCTGAAGCTCGATATACCTTATGAGCTGCGCAAACCGCTGCTACCGGTTACCGAGAGCAATAGGCAAAGAGTGGAGGCGGCGATGCGGACAGTGGATAGCGCTCTGAGCAACAGTGTGATGCCAGTGTGA
- a CDS encoding putative polar amino acid ABC transporter, inner membrane subunit (COG0765,COG0834) codes for MDINSLSYYWDIIADLYFGLGATTGGLMINLGLALVAIPTCFVFGLLVALLSGSRLMPLRVFSKIYIECAKSTPLILMIFWFYSLLPAFFGIDVGLIKSGFYAIVFIETAYMSEVFRSGLNSIEHRTIEIAKVNGLNRFSIIVYIIAPQVVIRMLPALIGVCISLFKDTSAIYIIGVVELTQTGSIIANRDPDSLIFIYIVTGLGYYVVCSLFSFVERIVSNRCVYQSVNGLQ; via the coding sequence TTGGATATAAATTCGCTGTCATATTATTGGGATATTATTGCTGACCTCTACTTCGGACTCGGAGCAACAACCGGGGGTTTGATGATAAACCTCGGCTTAGCTTTGGTCGCTATTCCAACCTGTTTTGTATTCGGCTTACTGGTGGCATTACTAAGTGGTAGCCGTTTAATGCCACTGCGCGTTTTTAGTAAGATATATATTGAATGCGCAAAATCAACACCCTTGATTTTGATGATTTTTTGGTTCTATAGTTTACTGCCTGCATTTTTTGGGATTGACGTCGGCCTGATAAAAAGTGGCTTTTACGCGATTGTTTTTATTGAAACGGCTTATATGTCAGAGGTCTTTAGAAGCGGGCTTAACTCTATTGAACATAGAACTATCGAAATTGCCAAAGTTAATGGTTTAAATCGTTTCAGCATTATTGTTTATATTATAGCGCCACAAGTAGTGATTCGTATGTTGCCGGCTTTGATTGGTGTGTGTATTTCACTGTTTAAGGATACGAGTGCTATATATATTATAGGTGTGGTTGAGTTGACCCAAACGGGAAGCATCATTGCTAATCGTGATCCAGATTCCTTAATCTTTATCTATATCGTTACAGGCTTAGGTTATTATGTTGTATGCTCGCTATTTTCATTTGTTGAGCGAATTGTAAGTAATAGATGCGTATATCAAAGCGTAAATGGATTACAGTAA